One segment of Anser cygnoides isolate HZ-2024a breed goose chromosome 5, Taihu_goose_T2T_genome, whole genome shotgun sequence DNA contains the following:
- the SPTY2D1 gene encoding protein SPT2 homolog, which yields MDFRNILVMASEQQGLNAVPKRYSLAVGPPKKVPKVKGVESAAVQAFLRRKEEEKRKKALEEKRKKEQLLARRIELKHDRKARAMASRTKDNFYGYNGVPVEEKSKKRRTCENVAQAPEAEYPTEDEAEQLECAQTESEQEQEEYDEKPSKAALKPKAPPKSAPAPLNFTDLLRLAEKKQYEPVEIKVVKKIEERPRTAEELREREYLERKNKRVEMQKKKNEKEIKNTGISGSSKKVTSLKECGNAKLSKSSVDKHSSPKGSLSSMSGTDKKSKAPALTEKHSRSSSSRPSQMEKVKTSQNGSLKSSTGSSHSKLPVNGVGKSGSSFPVQSSKPVANGAQRLPAAKESSLKRPAHTKMGNAAALQHEVNSNAKRASSSLGKGGPGHPGGGSSAGLGRSGSNSGVGPGRPGSGSSPGPRQLGSSSGMGPGRPGGSSGMGPGRPSGSSGMGPGRPGGSSGVALGRPGSSSGAGLGRPGGSSGSGPGRPGSSTNTGPGRPGSGTGTGPGRPGVGPSMGPGRPGSGLGTGPGRPGVSPSMGPGRPGSSSGTGPGRPGVSPNPAPGRPGLGTAVKPKCTVVSETISSKNLVTRPSNGQINGMRPLQGHRPVFRSQGIGRPPIGYKRQIDDDDDDDEYDSEMDDFIEDEGEPQEEISKHIREIFGYDRKRYKDESDYALRYMESSWREQQKEEARSLRLGVQEDLEELRREEEELKRKRQSKKLRTR from the exons AAAAGATACAGTTTGGCTGTTGGTCCTCCCAAAAAGGTTCCAAAAGTCAAGGGTGTCGAGTCTGCAGCAGTGCAAGCATTTCTCAGAcggaaggaagaagaaaaaagaaaaaaag cattggaagaaaaaagaaagaaagaacaactcTTGGCTAGACGTATTGAACTGAAACATGACAGGAAGGCAAGAGCTATGGCCTCACGAACGAAGGATAACTTTTATGGCTATAATGGCGTTCCTGTTGAAGAGAAGTCTAAAAAGAGGAGGACTTGTGAGAATGTTGCTCAGGCTCCAGAGGCTGAGTATCCAACAGAAGATGAAGCTGAGCAACTTGAATGTGCTCAAACAGAATCTGAGCAGGAGCAAGAAGAATATGATGAGAAACCATCCAAAGCTGCTCTAAAACCAAAGGCACCTCCCAAAAGTGCACCAGCACCTCTAAACTTTACAGATCTTCTGAgacttgctgaaaaaaaacaatatgaaCCGGTAGAAATAAAAGTAGTGAAAAAGATAGAAGAAAGACCCAGAACAGCAGAAGAATTGAGAGAGAGGGAGTATTTGGAACGCAAAAATAAGAGagtagaaatgcagaaaaagaaaaatgagaaggagATTAAGAATACGGGAATATCCGGTTCTTCAAAAAAAGTGACTTCTCTGAAAGAATGTGGAAATGCAAAACTTAGCAAAAGCTCAGTAGATAAACATTCCTCTCCAAAAGGCAGCCTTTCTTCTATGAGCGGTACTGATAAGAAATCCAAAGCACCAGCATTGACTGAAAAACACTCCCGGTCATCATCTTCCAGACCAAGTCaaatggaaaaagtaaaaacctCTCAGAACGGTTCCTTAAAAAGCTCTACTGGTAGCAGTCATAGTAAATTACCTGTCAATGGTGTAGGAAAGTCTGGCTCAAGCTTTCCTGTACAATCCTCTAAACCAGTGGCCAACGGGGCTCAGAGGCTACCCGCTGCTAAAGAATCCAGCCTGAAAAGGCCTGCCCACACGAAAATGGGAAATGCCGCAGCCCTCCAACACGAAGTCAACTCCAATGCAAAGCGAGCCAGCAGCAGCTTAGGAAAAGGAGGACCTGGGCATCCAGGTGGCGGTTCAAGTGCAGGCCTCGGACGATCAGGCAGCAATTCTGGTGTGGGACCGGGAAGGCCAGGGAGTGGTTCAAGCCCAGGACCGcggcagctgggcagcagctcaggCATGGGACCGGGAAGGCCGGGTGGCAGCTCAGGCATGGGACCGGGAAGGCCAAGTGGCAGCTCAGGCATGGGACCTGGAAGGCCGGGTGGCAGCTCAGGCGTGGCCCTTGGGCGACCAGGGAGCAGCTCAGGTGCTGGACTGGGACGGCCAGGCGGCAGCTCGGGCAGTGGGCCAGGAAGGCCGggcagcagcacaaacacaggaCCTGGGCGGCCAGGCAGCGGCACAGGAACAGGACCAGGAAGGCCGGGAGTCGGCCCCAGCATGGGACCTGGGCGGCCAGGCAGTGGCTTGGGCACCGGACCAGGAAGGCCGGGGGTCAGCCCCAGCATGGGACCTGGGCGCCCAGGCAGCAGCTCGGGAACAGGACCAGGAAGGCCAGGAGTCAGCCCAAACCCAGCACCTGGGCGACCAGGCTTGGGTACAGCTGTAAAGCCTAAGTGTACTGTTGTGTCGGAAacaatttcttctaaaaacCTAGTCACAAGGCCTAGCAATGGACAGATAAATGGAATGAGACCTCTGCAGGGGCATAGACCCGTGTTTCGTTCACAAG GTATTGGGAGACCACCTATTGGTTACAAAAGACAAatagatgatgatgatgatgacgatgAATACGACTCTGAAATGGATGATTTCATTGAAGATGAAGGCGAACCCCAAGAAGAAATATCAAAGCATATTCGGGAGATATTTGGATATGACCGGAAAAG ATATAAAGATGAAAGTGATTATGCCTTACGTTATATGGAGAGCAGCTGGAGAGagcaacagaaagaagaagCTAGGAG CTTGAGACTCGGTGTGCAGGAAGACCTAGAAGAATTGAGACGGGAAGAGGAAGAATTAAAACGCAAGAGACAGTCTAAGAAGCTGAGGACACGTTAA